The window AGTATGTGCTGTTGCAGCCGTGTTGTACATCGGTTTTGGCTATGTTTATAGATTATTAGATGAGCAAAGTGTTGATCCAATACCCTTTGGGCATAGGATTCTTTTTGCTATTGCCTACCTTACTGTTTTTGTATTGTCCTATTATGTCCGACCGATCAAAAACCGTTACCTAGCCCATCTAGTACTATGTTTGGTCGTGGCCTCCTTTGCCCATACTGCTTTTTTGGGCGCACAGCTTGGTTTTATCTCGGGAAGTCAAGTGACACTATTAATGATTATCCCCTTAGCGAATGCCATATTGCAGAGTCGTAAGATCGTGTTATTGCTTAATCTGGCGTTTATTGGCATAGTTGTTGCCATGCTAACTAGTGGTGCTTGTGAATATCCATTGTTGTACTTTCTGGCGACGCTAATGATCACAGGCTCATCATATCTTATGGCTAGGGTACGGCACGGATATGCTAAACGCTATGAGGACCTGTTTAATCAGGCGCCCATCGGGATTGCTTCCCATCGGATCATCTGGGAGAAGGACAGAAAGCCTCAAGATTATCGGATCCTGGAGGTAAATAGGACTTTTGAGCATCTTTTGGAGAGGGAAGCTAAAGATGTTGTGGGCAAGACGGTAAGAGAGGTCATACCAACAATAGGTCCTGATTGGTTGAAGGAATATGCTAATCTGGCGACCAATGCCAATGAAGTGCATTTCGAGAAGTATCTAGAAGGAACAGGCAAATACTTTGAGGTTAAAGCCTACAAGCTCGATGGTAATCAGTTTGTGGCTGTGTTTAACGACACAACCAGGCGGAGACAAACAGAGGAAGCCCTAAGAAAGTCCCAGGAACAGTTGAAGTCCCAGAAACAGCTTTTGCAGACGATCCTAGACAATGCACCAATCAACATTTGGCTTACGGATCCCGAAGGGGAACCCCTGCTTATTAATCGACGGTTTCAAGATAGTACCGGTTGGGGGACAACGACCCCAAGCATAACCGAAGAAGAGCTGCTAGTCTGCCGGCGAACAGATCAGGAGGCTTTGGTCAGTGATTATCCCCAGGAGTACGAGGAAGAAATAACCTTTCAAGACAACACAAGACACATTGTCCGTACGATTAAGACCAGGATCGTCGATGAGAATGGACAAATAGTAGGTGTCCTCGGTATCGGACTGGATATTACAGAACAGAAGAAGGCGGAGGAGGAACTAAAACGGATCACGTTCCACGATTCCTTAACCGGTCTGTATAACCGTCGGTACTTCGAAATGGAAGTAAAACGATTGGATAGGGAGCGGCAGTTGCCCATAAGTCTAGTTATGGCCGATGTAAACGGCTTGAAGATCGTAAACGACTCCTTAGGACATCAACAGGGGGATCTATTACTAATCAAGTGTGCCCAAGTCCTAAGAGCGGCCTGTCGCAGGGAGGATATGATTACCCGGTGGGGTGGCGATGAATTTGTCATTCTGCTGCCAAACACATCGGAGAAGGATGCGGCAAAGGTTTGTGCTAGGATTAGACAACTCAGTGATCAAGTGGACGAAGACCCCATTAAGTTGAGTATCTCCCTGGGATATGCTACTAAAACCGTTCCTGAGCAAAGCATCGCCGACATCCTCAGGGAAGCGGAGAATCACATGTATCGAAAGAAGAGTAAGCATGCCCAGGAAAATGGCAATGAGTTAGTTGGTTCACTGCAACGCGCGTTACAAGCCAAGAGTCATGAGACCAAAGAGCATACGGATAATATCGAGTTTCTTGCAGTGTCCTTGGGTAAACGGATTGGTTTGAATGAACGGGAGTTAGATGACCTTAGGACCTTGGCCCAGCACCATGATATCGGCCAAATTGCGACGGACAGCTCTATTCTAAAGAAACGCGGTCCCCTGTCTTCCCAGGAACGGGAGGTGATGAGACGACACGCCGAGATCGGTTACCGGATTGCCCTAGCCTTTTCGAAGCTGGCGCCGGTGGCTGAGTCGATCCTGTCCCACCACGAGTGGTGGAATGGGGAAGGTTATCCCCGGGGATTAAAAGGACTGGAGATACCTTTGCCTGCCCGGATTCTGGCCATCGTTGATGCCTTCGATTCGATGGTGGGTACCAGACCATATCACCATGGTAGGAGTGTACCCGAGGCCCTTGATGAGCTCAATGCCTATGCCGGAACCCAGTTCCAACCGGATCTTGTTGAGGTATTTACAGAAATGATGAAAGAACCCGCAATGGAAGCAGGACTCTTAGACCTAGCTAATGTCGTTGTCGAGTAAGATGCAGGATTCTTCTGGTAGTTCACGAAGGGATCAATAGACTAGCTACTGCCGTAAGGACGTCAGAGGTCTGCCCACGTAATGTGATCAGAAGGAGGAGCAACGATGAGCCCCATCACACCGGTCAGTCTTCGTTGTGAGTATGCTACCGATCCCATCGGCATAGATGCGTCAAGACCTCGTTTATCTTGGAACCTTGAGTCCAAGGAGCGGGCGCAAAGACAGATTGCCTACCAGATTATTGTATCCAGTAGCAAAGAACGGCTTAGACGAGATGATGGCGATCTTTGGGACAGTAAGAAGGTGTTCTCAGAGAAGTCCTTGCATATACCCTACGAGGGAAAGGTACTGACCTCTCGGCAGCGCTGTTATTGGAAGGTTCGGGTGTGGTCCGATGAAGATCCCAAGCCTACAACCAGTAATCCTGCATTCTGGGAGATGGGCTTACTTGAGCCGGAAGACTGGCGGGCAGAGTGGATTGGTCTGGAGACCGATGGGGATGAACCCTTGCCTGCTGTGGAGGACAACCTCTGGATCTGGTTGGACCAGGACGAAGGAGTCTGTGCCAAAGAAGGTCGCCAACAGGGATATTTCCGTCGTTCCTTCAAGGTACCCCCGGGTATCGAGAAGGCTTGGTTGCTCATCAATGGTGATTCTCTTTTTCGACAGTATACAAATGGCTTTGAAAGCTCGCGGAATACGGTGTTTCAACCCCGCATGCAGTGGGTGGATCTTACCTATCTATTAAATCCCGGCGAAAACGTTTTAGCTATCGAGGCGAGTAAGAGTGCACCTCCTGCAGGTTTGATCGGCAGGTTAATGGTTACCTTTGAAAACGCCCCCCCGTTGGTGCTCGATCTTGACGAGACCTGGAAGGGCAGTAGTGTTTTGGAGGAAGGATGGCAGCAACGGGAATTCGATGACGCCCACTGGCCCCAGGTAGCCAAGATTGCAGGACATGGACAAGCACCCTGGGGGAAGCAGATGGTAGAAGTTAGACCTGCACCATCACCCTATCTGCGGAAGTCTTTTTCCATTAATAAAGAAGTAGTTAGAGGAAGGCTCTATGCCACCGCCTTGGGAGTGTATGAACTAAGACTGAACGGGGCCCGTGTATCCGATGCCCGGTTTGCCCCAGGATGGACCGATTACAAGAAACGGCTACAAGTCCAAACCTATGATATTACAGAATTGCTCCGCCCGGGGGAGAATATGGTGGGCGCCATTCTCGGAGATGGATGGTATGCAGGGCATGTAGGTATCTTCGGCCGGCACCAATATGGCTCCTATCCTTTGGGTTTCTTGGCCCAACTAGAGATAGAGTATGAAGACGGTACGGTGGAGCGTCTGGGAACCGATGCTTCCTGGGAAGGTAATTGGGGCCCGATCATCAGCTCGGATTTTCTTATGGGTGAGATCTATGATGCGCGCTTGGAGGTGCCTGGCTGGGATCAACCCCAGGGTAGCAACAGGTGCAAGTGGCGTCCAGTAACTACCCTCGCCTCCTACAACGGTGCATTGGTAGCGGATCTGGGTCCTGCGATTCGGGTTACCAAAAGACGAAAACCCATCTCCCTACGGAGGAGAAAAACAGGTACCGTTATCTTTGATATGGGCCAAAACATGGTTGGCTGTGTTAGGCTGCTCATCCGGGGGGCAAAAGCCGGGGATCGTATTGCCTTGCGCTTCGGCGAAATGCTAGAAAAGGATGGTAGTCTGTACACC is drawn from Limnochordia bacterium and contains these coding sequences:
- a CDS encoding diguanylate cyclase — translated: MIRVRLSYIIDNEDLSPVLIMLLRVVCAVAAVLYIGFGYVYRLLDEQSVDPIPFGHRILFAIAYLTVFVLSYYVRPIKNRYLAHLVLCLVVASFAHTAFLGAQLGFISGSQVTLLMIIPLANAILQSRKIVLLLNLAFIGIVVAMLTSGACEYPLLYFLATLMITGSSYLMARVRHGYAKRYEDLFNQAPIGIASHRIIWEKDRKPQDYRILEVNRTFEHLLEREAKDVVGKTVREVIPTIGPDWLKEYANLATNANEVHFEKYLEGTGKYFEVKAYKLDGNQFVAVFNDTTRRRQTEEALRKSQEQLKSQKQLLQTILDNAPINIWLTDPEGEPLLINRRFQDSTGWGTTTPSITEEELLVCRRTDQEALVSDYPQEYEEEITFQDNTRHIVRTIKTRIVDENGQIVGVLGIGLDITEQKKAEEELKRITFHDSLTGLYNRRYFEMEVKRLDRERQLPISLVMADVNGLKIVNDSLGHQQGDLLLIKCAQVLRAACRREDMITRWGGDEFVILLPNTSEKDAAKVCARIRQLSDQVDEDPIKLSISLGYATKTVPEQSIADILREAENHMYRKKSKHAQENGNELVGSLQRALQAKSHETKEHTDNIEFLAVSLGKRIGLNERELDDLRTLAQHHDIGQIATDSSILKKRGPLSSQEREVMRRHAEIGYRIALAFSKLAPVAESILSHHEWWNGEGYPRGLKGLEIPLPARILAIVDAFDSMVGTRPYHHGRSVPEALDELNAYAGTQFQPDLVEVFTEMMKEPAMEAGLLDLANVVVE
- a CDS encoding glycoside hydrolase family 78 protein; the encoded protein is MSPITPVSLRCEYATDPIGIDASRPRLSWNLESKERAQRQIAYQIIVSSSKERLRRDDGDLWDSKKVFSEKSLHIPYEGKVLTSRQRCYWKVRVWSDEDPKPTTSNPAFWEMGLLEPEDWRAEWIGLETDGDEPLPAVEDNLWIWLDQDEGVCAKEGRQQGYFRRSFKVPPGIEKAWLLINGDSLFRQYTNGFESSRNTVFQPRMQWVDLTYLLNPGENVLAIEASKSAPPAGLIGRLMVTFENAPPLVLDLDETWKGSSVLEEGWQQREFDDAHWPQVAKIAGHGQAPWGKQMVEVRPAPSPYLRKSFSINKEVVRGRLYATALGVYELRLNGARVSDARFAPGWTDYKKRLQVQTYDITELLRPGENMVGAILGDGWYAGHVGIFGRHQYGSYPLGFLAQLEIEYEDGTVERLGTDASWEGNWGPIISSDFLMGEIYDARLEVPGWDQPQGSNRCKWRPVTTLASYNGALVADLGPAIRVTKRRKPISLRRRKTGTVIFDMGQNMVGCVRLLIRGAKAGDRIALRFGEMLEKDGSLYTLNLRSARQRDIYICRGDDVEVYEPHFTFHGFRYVEVTGFPGRASLETIEGLVIHSDTPITGSFSCSHPLVNQLQRNILWGQRGNFLSVPTDCPQRDERLGWMGDAQVFMRTASFNADVAAFCTKWMVDVEDAQRTDGAFSDIAPSVGFLGGGNAGWGDAGVIIPWTIYLCYGDTRIIERHYEGMTRWIKYLKANSEGLIRPAIGYGDWLSIDADTPKDVIATAYFAYSTRLLSRMASAIGRSEDAASYEQLFERIRRAFNDQFVHADGRVAGETQTGYLLALHMDLLSEGKRRQAMKHLVRDIRSRGDRLSTGFLGCSYLLPELARAGELDLAYALLTSTRYPSWGYSIRQGATTMWERWDSYKEDGGFQDEGMNSFNHYAYGSVGEWLYRYVAGIEADPDYPGYKRFVLRPCPRGPLTWAKAEYNSVRGPIGVEWSIIQNELIVKLAIPTNTTATLYLPTTDLSTVQEGHGPIPKAVGVCFKEVISHGDFVYGVYSVGSGTYEFRCAYADDAGFLGDYQK